The window AGGAGAGCGAGGCCTTCAGGGTCCGGCTCAGGCAGCCTTCCCGGGAAATTACCGTCGAACCGGCCGTTGATGGTATGCACAGTGCACCCCATCCGCCTGAGGATTGCGGGTGTCGTCGCAGCAGCAGGTCCTGATCCAGGATCGACAACGACTGTTAATCCCCGACAGCAGTTCTCAGGGAAACGGGAGATGATTGCATGTATGTACTCTTCAAGCCGATGGCTCTCGTTACTCAGTGAACCGACGTTTCTCCAGTCTTGTATGGGTACCTCGCCTGAGAAGAGAGATGCTTCCAGCTGGATGGTCCGGTCATCATCCATCTCGGTACCATCTGCCTCAATGACTTTGACCCCGTTGTACTCGGGCGGGTTATGCGAGGCGGTGATCATCGCCCCTCCATCATAATACTCCCTGACAAGGTACTGGAGCGCAGGTGTTGGAAGAATGCCGAGATCGACAACATCACATCCAGTTGCCAGAAGGCCGGCCTTCATGGCTGAGGCAAGGGCTTCCCCTGAGGTTCTGGTATCTCTCCCAAGGGCTATCTTCCCCTTTAGCATTGTTCCAAGTGAGAGGCCGATCTTCATCACCAGTTCCGGGTTCATATCCTCTCCTATAATGCCACGGACGCCGTTTGTCCCGAAGAGTACCTTTTCTGCCTTTCTCTCATTCGTCAGTTGTGTCATCTTCTCTCTCCTCTTCTGTGTTGTCTGTGTCAGTTGGTTCAGCCTGTATGCCGGCCTGGTTGTCTGGCTCCCGGGCAGACTGGCCGGAGCGTTCCCTGAGCAGGACATTGGCCGAGTCGCCGAGTTTCTTCATGATCTCTGTGATGCGGTCTTCGATCTCGATCTCCTCATCTATCTCGATGGAGGTTGCCTCCACCTCAAGGAGAAACCTTGCAATCTCACTTGATTCAAACAGGATGTCGTCAAGTTCATCGAGGGTAAAAAACCCGCACATTGCACCATAAAAGAATGTTGCCCCGGATTTCCTGACTTTTCGCTTAAATGAGGTGCGGGCCTGGTTGACTGCCTGTGGTGAATAGGGCTCCTGCATGAAAGGAACGAGTTTTGGGAGGTTCTCCCCGATGAATGTCATCTCCGCACCGGCTGTTGTTTTAAAGTCCGAGCAGAGGCGGGCTATTGCCCATTCACGTGCAGTCACATAGGTGTGCTTCCTGAGAAACTGGTTTACTTTCCGGTACGTTGCGCCGTCAACTTTCCTGAATTTCCGGTATTTGGAGATCTCTTCACTCCTGTCATCCTGGTTATCGGCCCATGCATCACTCGGATCATTCATTTCAGGTACCTCGTATTCTCTTCAACGGGCTTGAAGGTTATGAGTCGTTATTGGAAGGGTTCTTGTTTGGGTGCGTTTGGGTGATTTTTGGGTGTTTGAGGATTCAGTACCCGGGGTCAGGATCCGGGGTACTGAGGACCTGGTTTTCACCACTTTAACATATAGCATCATATGGTTTATAGATGCCGATCTTTCATGACTTCTGAAAACGATTAAATGAATTTTATGATTTTTCTATACCTGAAACTCTCTTTTCCGGGATCTTTGGAGGTGCTATGTGGGGTGAGTGAGTGAGTGAGTGAGTGAGTATGCTGCTCCGGAGGGGGCCGGCCGCTCTTTTTCCATGAAGGGGAAAGGGAAGAAGAGGAAGAGAAAGGGGAAGATGAGAAGGATGAAGAGGAGGGAGAGGGGATGAAAGAGGGAGAGGGCCCAATGGTACATCGGAGCGGGGCTACTCCGTATTTGCGTGCCAGAAAACCCTCCTACCGGCCCTACCTCGCCCGCAGGTGCTTCGCAAGGGGGGTTCGAGCTTGGATGATGGCGTGCAGATAATCACGATCACCTCCTTTTGAAGCATCTATGCCATGCGGGAACGGGGCTGGTGGGGCAATGACTGATCATCATTGCCGTTAGTGGCCTGGTCATCTGCTGAGCTTCTGCTGAGGTATTGCTGTTGAATGGGGGTTGTGCCGGGTGTGGCAGCAGGTAGGGGGACCTGGTGCAGAGTGGCTGGTTGCCAGTACTCTCATTTTGATCCCTGGGTCGGCAACCCGGGTAGGGGGGTGGCTGGTTTGTCCAGTTTGCGAGCATGAAGATAAGGAACTATGGAAGGGGAAGAGAGAGTGAGGAAGGGAGTTAGGGCGTGATGGAGTAAGAGAGTGAGAGAGTGAGAGAGAATGAAAGGTAGCGAACCTTCCCGCCTCCTCTCCTCCGTCTTTACCTCGGCCGGGATTATTTGGCAGGGTCTTGAATCAATCGTGGATGATCAACCCGATGACTGTGGATGAGCAATCTGATCACAAGCCTGGGTGGCGGGCCTGGAAATTTCCCATCAATTTATTGGCGATTTAAAGGATTTTTTTCAAGCTTTATGATGTATTGCATGAGAATGTCAAAAAAGATCGATTATATGGCGAATATGAAGTTTCTTTATATAGGAGTTGCAACCGGAGTCTGCAAACCCGTCAGGTGATGGTTGGCTGAGCCGGTTACTTGGAGTTCAGGAGGTTGCTGGTGGTTCAGGGGAATTGCTGGTGAGCTTTTGTGATATGTGGGGGCAGGGGGGTAGCGGTTGCCTGCCTGGGTGAGGGGGCAGCAGGTATTCCTGTTGGCAGATCGTGATCGCTCGTATCCATGATCTCTTGTTTCATGATCTCTAGCATGCCTCGGTCGCAGAATGTGACTGTCTATTGGATGCTGAGATGGGATCCATGTATGATCTATTCATGATCTACTCATGATCCACGTATGATCCGACAATTCTCAAAAAAAGCACATTTGACCTTATTTCATCTATTGGGTGTCAATATGTGCTTAAAATGAGTCCGCTGAAAACTGCTATTTTTTGCGCAGAATGGTTATTCTGCGAAATTGCCCGCAACAGATCCCATTCGCTACCTCATCAGCCAAATCAGTTGCCTGGTGAACCGGGGGCGACTCATGCACAACCCGTCCTTGACTCCTCCATCTCCTCCATCTCCATCTCCATTCCTCTTCCTCTACCTGCCATGTATGATCAAACCAGGCCTTATGGTGTATCATTGATGTATTATTGATTTCTGATTGATATCCATTGATGTAGGTCAGAGAAAGGTCTTATGAATTATTTTGACTTTGGCTATACAAATGCGGCAAGTGAAGGATTCAATAACAAGATTGTCAATGTGATCAAACGGGCTGCATTTGGCTTCAGGGACCTGGATTACTTCATTTTGAAAATACGACGGAGCTGTAAGTTCAAAAAGTTTGTTTAAGAACAGAACAGAGCAAGGCATCTCCTGGCCATAGAGAGATGGTAAGATATGCCTTGATAGAGCAGAGCCGGTCACCGAACATCCTCCGGGGGGGCACTGCCATCCCCCCTTCGGAGTTCGGCGAAGGCGACCTATCGGTCACCAAGCGGGGCTGACCGCCCCGCTAGTAAGGATAGATGGCGCTTCGCGCCCCAACTCCTGTTACTGGGTCTCTCTCCCCTCTCAACTACAGTTTCTCATTCACTGTCGCTAGCGTAGAAAGGGATCTACAGTGAGGATGACACCAGAATATCCAGTTGATATTTGCTCAGGGATCAGGGAAGTTGGCGATCAGAAATTTGGAGAAGAGTCAAAAAATATTTCTTACTGGTCGCATATATTCGGATTATTCTGTTCGGAATTATACGAAATATGTGCTCTATAAACCATATGATGCTATATGTAAACTGGCTGAAGAATCATGACTTATTGACCTTATCTGGTCAACCTAATCGGGAGCGCCTGCTGGTACTCTTCCTCCTCCTCCTCCTCCGCTTCCTCTTCCTCCTGCCCCCCTGCTCCCTGCCTGATGTGTGTGGGGCACATTCTGCGCAATCTTCTTAAACCTGCATTCCTATCATACTACTATAATGCCCGCCCGCAAACGATCCTTCTCCCTCTGGATTCCGAGATACCTGAATCATCTGAAGATGAGGAACTACTCGGTGAAGACAATCGATACCTATGGCCGGGTACTCCTCGATTTCTCAACCTATTGTGCAGAGGTGCAGGGACTGGGCGATCCTGCTGTTGATACGGATGGGTATGATATCACTCAGTTCCTGGCAGAATCATCTGGTACACGAAGTCTCTCGGCAACCACCATGAACCGGTATATCTCAACACTCAACTCGTTCTACCGGTTTCTGGTTGGCCAGCAGGTTCTTCCAGCAAATCCGGTCCTCGGGGTGGACAGGCCAAAGATAAAGGGCCGGGAGCTATTGTACCTGAAACATGCCGATGTCGTCTCTCTCCTGGATGCAATCGAAAATACACGGGATCGTCTGATCATCCGGACAATCTATGCAACCGGTGTCCGTGTCTCGGAACTCTGCGGGATTTCGGTGAAAGATATAGATTTCCAGGAACAGACAATTCGGATTCAGGGCAAAGGTGACAAGATACGCACGGTCTTCATTGATGAGGAGACGCTTTCTGAGATCAGATCCTATCTTGGATCCAGAAAAAACGGCCCTCTTTTTACCGGCCATAATGGATCTCCACTCTCGCCACGCACCATTCAGCATATATTCAGGAAATACGCACCCTCAGGGATAACGCCACATAAAATCAGGCATAGTTATGCGAGCGAACTCTACAGGCGTTCACGAAACCTCAGGGTGGTGCAGGAGAATCTCGGCCACTCCTCGATAAAGACAACCGAGGTCTATCTGCATACAGATCTTGAGGAGCGCCGCCGTGTGTACCAGGATCACTTCCCGCTTTCAGGGAATCACGAGTCTGGGAATGCCAGGTGAGTCTTAAAAAAAAGGGCTCTGGTATTTGCGTGTCAGAAGCCCCCACCGCCCGCTTTCCCGTCCGCAAATGCTTCGCAAGGGAGTTTGAGCCGGATTGCCGCAGATGCTGGCGCGGGAGGGGCGGGAATGCTTCCGTCTGGCTTTCAGAGGAGATACGCCCCGATTCCTTTGGAATCGCCTTTCAGGTTGCTCTGATGAGCACGGATAGATCTGCTCTGCCAGCCTGCCTCTTTCGCCGGACCCCGCCCCCCTATACCCGCGCCGCACCTGCTTCACTCATTCCTGATTATTTTGGTTGCTACATCGGGATCTCTACTCGGGATCTTCTCCCAGGTTCCGAAAAATTCAGGAAAAACACGGGTGATCAGAATTCTGGAGAAGAGTAAAAAAAAAGATCCTCGTATCAAGCGTTTTTTATCGTGATCTGAGCTGGCCGCCTTTTGCGATACTCTCAAGCGGAAGCTCCTGGAAGAGCACGATGACTGCTGCCGGATCAACACCAAAGCTCTCGGCAATGGATTGTGTACATTCTGATGCAACTCTCTGTTTCTGTTCAACCGTCTTTCCTTCTGCCATTTGTATGGTTATAACAGGCATATCTATACAAGAGGCGTTCGTTCATAAAACCGTTTTCTGCCCGGGGCTGAAAACCCGGGTTTTCCTGGATAATCCAATATCCGGATAGAAAAGGGCTGCCACCAGGCCGGAACAGGAAGGGTTTTGTGGTAATTTACCATTTTTTGCTTGATTTTCCTTCTGAAACCCACTTGAATGTGGCTGATTGAATAAAGATGCCAAATAAGGCGAGGAGTAGGCCGATAATTGTAAAGATAATAATCGTGTGCACTCCTCCATCTGCTGCGATTGGAAAATCAGGGATGTTACTGATGGAGAGCAGGTAGCTGCTGGCTCCATACACAATTGTTCCAATCGCGCCAATAAAGAATGGCACTATCACGATTTTACCCAGGTGCTCGGGCTCATGCAGGATGCTGTCGATGATCTTGCCAGCCATGGCAACCAGTCCACCCCCGACGAACCACCAGACGGATCCGTAGATAAAGGCTGCGACAAAAAGGAGGATGCCAGCATCTTCTGGGTAATAGACGAGCAGGCTTGTCAGCCCCAGGATCACGCCAACAATTGTGATCAGCGCTGCTGAGATATAAGCGACAAAACTGAAACTTCCTTTCTCAAAAGAATGTTGCAGGCCCGAGAAGAGATAGCCGAAAAACTCGTCTATGCCAAAGCCCTTGAAGAGGAGATAAATGCCGACTGCGCCAACGACGATGAATGTTGCAAGATCCGGCCTGCCCCAGAGATATGCCGCAGAATAGAGGAGCATGGCAAGGCCAACAGGAACCAGCACCACACGGGCGATCTTGGGATCATCAAGGAGTTTTTTGATGATGTAGTATGTCCCTTCAAGATTTGGCATCTGGGCGACGATCACACGCCTGACACTCTCGACTGGGATTTTGGACTGGATAATCGGGAGGATATAATCATCCTCTGCACCATCTGAAACGAGAATGCATGAAGCTGCATCTGTCTGACCAATAATCTGCGAGAGGGCTTCCGCAATCCGGCGGTCGCCTTCTAGCATATTCATGTGATTGCCGCCAATAACTGCAACCACCACATCCTCGCCTTTTGCTGCAAGCTCGTCATATGTTTTGACAGCCTGGAATATGGCATTCACATCGGAATCTTCAGGATCAGCAAGGCCCAGTTTTGTTGCAGCCTGCAGGACTGCCTCTCTTCCGATAACCGGGCTCTCGACTCCCGCTTTATATCCAATATCGTCATCGCGATCGACACTGAGGATGAGTGTTCTCCTCTTCTGCATCACAGATCACATGTACGTAT is drawn from Methanocalculus natronophilus and contains these coding sequences:
- a CDS encoding DUF5806 family protein, whose product is MNDPSDAWADNQDDRSEEISKYRKFRKVDGATYRKVNQFLRKHTYVTAREWAIARLCSDFKTTAGAEMTFIGENLPKLVPFMQEPYSPQAVNQARTSFKRKVRKSGATFFYGAMCGFFTLDELDDILFESSEIARFLLEVEATSIEIDEEIEIEDRITEIMKKLGDSANVLLRERSGQSAREPDNQAGIQAEPTDTDNTEEEREDDTTDE
- the xerA gene encoding site-specific tyrosine recombinase/integron integrase produces the protein MPARKRSFSLWIPRYLNHLKMRNYSVKTIDTYGRVLLDFSTYCAEVQGLGDPAVDTDGYDITQFLAESSGTRSLSATTMNRYISTLNSFYRFLVGQQVLPANPVLGVDRPKIKGRELLYLKHADVVSLLDAIENTRDRLIIRTIYATGVRVSELCGISVKDIDFQEQTIRIQGKGDKIRTVFIDEETLSEIRSYLGSRKNGPLFTGHNGSPLSPRTIQHIFRKYAPSGITPHKIRHSYASELYRRSRNLRVVQENLGHSSIKTTEVYLHTDLEERRRVYQDHFPLSGNHESGNAR
- a CDS encoding tautomerase family protein gives rise to the protein MPVITIQMAEGKTVEQKQRVASECTQSIAESFGVDPAAVIVLFQELPLESIAKGGQLRSR
- a CDS encoding DUF373 family protein, whose translation is MQKRRTLILSVDRDDDIGYKAGVESPVIGREAVLQAATKLGLADPEDSDVNAIFQAVKTYDELAAKGEDVVVAVIGGNHMNMLEGDRRIAEALSQIIGQTDAASCILVSDGAEDDYILPIIQSKIPVESVRRVIVAQMPNLEGTYYIIKKLLDDPKIARVVLVPVGLAMLLYSAAYLWGRPDLATFIVVGAVGIYLLFKGFGIDEFFGYLFSGLQHSFEKGSFSFVAYISAALITIVGVILGLTSLLVYYPEDAGILLFVAAFIYGSVWWFVGGGLVAMAGKIIDSILHEPEHLGKIVIVPFFIGAIGTIVYGASSYLLSISNIPDFPIAADGGVHTIIIFTIIGLLLALFGIFIQSATFKWVSEGKSSKKW